The genomic interval ctcagctccttctgtaccatgtatgcctggatactgccatgcacccaccttgatgataattgactgactctctgaacctgtaagccagccccaattaaatgaatttataagagttgccttggtgatggtgtctgttcacagcagtaaaaccccaactaagacaacaACATTTATAAGAACATTTTCAATGTGTTCActaagcttgaaaaaaaaaaaacgtgttgTTAAAAAACATGGCATCTATATCCCAAAGTTATTGAACTTTctcaaataactttttaaaaacttcaagaactttttcaaaacacacaaataatttgatatgtattttctctttttaaaagattcatttattattagaattgataaatggggcctcatgtaactgaaaagcttctgtaaagctaTGTCCTATTGACATcctcaataggacaaattggcaacctacaaattgggaaaaaaaacccttcattaaccccacatctaatagagggctaatatccaaaatatgtaaagaactcaagaagctaacctccaaaaagcCAAACatcccaatcaaaaaatggggtatagagctaaacagagaattcacaacagagggatctcaaatggctgagaagcacttaaagaaatgttcaaagtccttagtcatcagggaaatgcaaatcaaaatgaccctgagattccacttcacatgaatcagaattgctaagataaaatctcaggtgacagtacattttggtgaggatgtggagaaagaagaacactcctccattgctggtgggattgcaaactggtacaaccactctggaaataaatctggaggtttctcagaaaactggaaatagatttacctgaagagccagctataccacttcttggcatatacccaaagatgctccaacgtataacaaggacacatatttcactatgtacatagcagtcttctttataatagccagaagctgggaagaacccagatgtccctcaacagaggactggatacagaaaacatggtacatttacacaacggaatactattcagctgttaagaatgaggacatcctgaattttgcaggcaaatggatggaattagaaaatttcatcctgagtgaggtaactcagacacaaaaggacatgttGATATGAACTCACTAATATGTGGGCATTAGCCAAAGAAGTACAGAGTACCTgtggatacaatccacagaactcaagaagattaacAAGCAGAAAACCCAAGTAGGGATGCTTCAATctcatttgggagggagaagaaaacaataaatctCTAACTTAAACAACACTCAAGGCCCTTTCTTATTCAGCATCTGACTACAAAGCTGTCCATAACTTCTGTTGTTCCTCCATATTACAAGTGGATATGAAATCCTGATGCTTATTACTTTGTTTGTATAGAGATTTCTTTCCAGTTAATTCCCATCTGCTGTTTCTTGAGCATctccaagaagcaagttggggaggaaagggtttatttagcttacactaccaaaggaagtcaggactggaactcaagcagatcaggaagcaggagctgatgcagaggccatggagggatgtcaatttctggcttgttttccatggcctgctcagcttgcttccttacAGAACCCAatactaccagcccagggatggtaccacccacaagagccagcctccctccccccacttaATCActtattgagaaaatgccttacagctggatctcatggaggcattgtctcaactgaagctcctttctctgtgataactccagcgtgtgtcaacttgacacacaggGCCAGCCAGTAAAAGCTAAAACACTgaatatgaaagaaagaacagaacattttttaatatttttaaatttttaaatatttaaatttttaaattttaaatttttaaatatttttaaatatttttaatatttttaaatgtcttggacatttaaaaatagagtgtatttattataaatctaacaaataattaaaatttatatactccacaaaatatcaaaacatagctatatatatatatatatatatatatatatatatatcactacaCTGAAGCATGTTTTATACATCAGCAACATACTTCATCTAAGAGTTTGTCCTTAATAGAGATGACAAGATTGTTCCAAATTATTGCAAATTTATCTTTTAACCATGGAGCAAAGATTGACATTAACCATACATCAATCAATTCATTCCTATTCTACTCATATAGAATTTTGTAGCCACAAAATGATTTATAAGGAATGAATACCTTGCATATCAATTTCTACATTCTATACTTTGTCAGActttctttataaagaaataagaaatatgaaatttcataatttcaattttaaagatTTCAGAATATCTACAAGTTAGATTGCTTAATACTACTTCAATCACCTTTTATGAAATTTTTCTTCACTATTTTCCCCATCATAAACCATATAGCTAGTATTAACATGCATTTGTTTTAGGTAATGCCCATTTTGTCTCCAAGTAAAAACTTGATTACACTTTCCCGAATCTGCTTGGTCTTGACACCATAAACAATTGGGTTCATGGTAGGGGGCAGTAGCAGGTAGAGGTTAGCCACTATGATGTGGATGTGGTGGGGAATTGTGTGTCCTCCAAAACGATGAGCGAAGAAAGTGAAAAAGGCAGGCACATAAGTGATCACAATAGCACAGATGTGAGATGTGCAGGTGCTGAAGGCCTTGTGACGAGCATCAGCAGAGGACAGGCTCACCACTGCTCGAAGTATCATAGTGTAAGACACAGAGATACAGCAAATGTCAAACACACCAATCAGTAGAGCAACCATGAGCCCATAGATTGCATTGACCTTGGCATTGCCACAGGATACCTTGGCCACAGACATGTGATCACAGTAAGTGTGGGGGATAAGGGTGCCTCTGCAATAGGGCAGGCGCTTGGTGAGGAGAGTAAATGGAAAAATGAGCATTACACTCCTCAAGAAAGTagcaaggccagccttggcaatCACAGGGTTGGTGAGGATGGTGGTATATCGTAGAGGGTAGCAGATGGCTACATAGCGGTCCAGAGCCATGAGCATGAGCACGCCAGACTCCATTCCAGTCAACATGTGGACAAAGAACATCTGGACAAGGCAGGAATTAAATCCAATCTTCTTGAAATTGAACCAGAATATACACAGCATATTGGGCACAGTGGTTGTACACCAGGTGACATCAGTGAAGGATAGTAAGGCCAGGAAGTAGTACATGGGCCGGTGCAGAGCTTCCTCATGGCCAATGAGGTAAATAAGCCCACAGTTCCCCATCACAGCAATAATGTACATGAAGCAGAATGGCAGAGAGATCCAGACATGTGCATCTTCCAGCCCAGGAACACCATTCAGGATAAAGAATTCTGGGGTCAGGCTGGAGCTGTTGGCTTCAGACATAATGGCTGTCAGGATGAGAGTATTTTAtactcagtaataatgtcagtgACCTAGGAAAGGATATAAACAAAGGGTAATGGAGGGCTTAGAATATAAAAGTTaccaataaaccttttaaaaatataatttaaaagtttgcAGCATTATATAAACCTTCATAGTCTATTGCAGTTTTTCCACTGGACATAATTTATGAAGTTGACCATTTGACTAAGCACTTTACAGTTCACCTTTCACTCTCTACAATGCTATAAGTGCACCAAGCTCAGAATGTTGGCAAGATTATAGAAAGTATTATTTTATACAGTATACTATGACTATAATTAATAAGTATCCATGAATATAAGCACTCTATTATTATACACCGTATAACAAACAGAAAATTCTAGTTTCTATGGCCTCCAAccaattcaatttttttctgtgttttacacTGACATGTATCTAAAAACATATCTTTAAATCTGGAACAAAATTCTGTGAAGTTGTGTCAaatttcctgaaactcactaaaaGGTGACTAAGCCAATGACCACTGTAATTTCTGTAAGATAATTCGTCCCTATATATGGAATATACCTTCAATGTCTGGATCCTAACATAGCCACAGGGTTCTGAAGCTGCCTTAGACAGGACAAAGGCAAGGACATTTGAACTGTTGGGTCTGCATTCTGCCCACAACTTCAAACTAATCAATAAGTAAGGAAATCTGCACTGTCTCTCAATTCATAATGAATAGCAAAATCTACCCACAATCCCATTGCATCACAGACAAACAAGTCAAATATAGCTCTTTTATTGCCTTCCTCAGTACAGGGAATTTTGTCTCAAGTTTTCCATGTAAGGTTTCTGGTCTCCACAATGATCTATTGTTATTTTTAGGACATTCATGGCACTAAAATCTaccccaaagaagaaaaaaaactaggTTGTCAAATTTATTGTCTAACAGTGTAAGAGCTTCTTTTTATAACGTATTTAAAATCGACATGTAGGGACCCTGACTATGAAATCAAGCTTTTCTTGCCATAGAAAATAGGAGGATAGACTTGAATTTGAAGAAGCAAATgactctgaaagagaaaaaatctCCAGCTCTACAAACTATAGATGTATTCACACAGCAAAATGAGAATATACTCAATACCTAGAATTTAGTAATTGCTGTATATTAGCCCTTATATATGTGATAGCACATACTATTAATTGTCTTGATAATTTGATTGTCTTAGACATTCCTGAAAGCATTATAATTTTGGGAAATAGATTAATTATGCAACTAGTCAAAATCTCATATATCAGATTATTGGTGTTTCATATAATGCTGTTTTCCATATTCAAACCTAAATAACACAGAAACATGCTGTGTCTTCTTTGTGTAAATAAGAAAACACATGTACAAGGTGACAAAATTTAAAATGCCAAGGCAAGAATCACATGAAAGTTTGAATTTTCAATCAAACATTCAATGTTTGTGTCTGTGACCATGAGTGGCAAATCCTAATGCTGATAGGAAGTTTCACAAGCTGAGTGCAACAGGTATAACAAatcatgatttttaaatgtaagacAGAGAACCTTACCCTTAATAGTAAGAAATGTAGGAAGTGAAAGAGAGTTATTTTCTCTCTGAGGGAGCTCTTCACACAGCAACCGTCTGTGAGACAGCTGCAGTCTCATCTGGGACTGTTTGGGATACACTGTGTGGTCCCTAGTTGTGTAGAAATTTTGCAGAGGAGGATTGTCTTTTTTTCCAGAGGAGCCTTCTTCAGCAAGTCCTGCCAATATCTTTCAGTATTCAACTCCTGTTTTGTCTTACTCTCTACCTACCTCCACAAAAGACAGTTCTTCTGGAAGCAAATCTGAGAATTAgccaaagtaaagaaaataaatttctctctTGTCACCCATTACTGACTGACTTTCATTGTCTCCGATGAATTATGAAGTCCTTTTACTGTTGCTTTACAATTTTAgaagcctttcttcctctttgtctcaGTTGAATAGAAATGTGTTGTAGGGTGCGTGGAACTTCTGTTATCCGCATTTTTaagaattcttaatttttttctcatcttctgaAAACAAGGTTTATTAGAAGTCACTCAATCTTACACCAGTGCTAGGAGAGACCAGAGCAGTGTCCATACCCAAGAGCCTGAGCATGTGGGGTTCTAAACTCACACAGCACTTCTGTATCATTTTGAGTGTTCTCCAGCCAGGCAAGTGTGCACTTCGTGTTTTTGTATGTCATTGTCTCTGAAGACTGTGATTGGAGAAATAACATCCTTTGGGACTTTCAAGATAGTTTCAGCACTTATTTAATCTTCAAGCACAAATGAAACTAGAAGAAAATTATACCAAAAGTTACACACCCCTCCCCATATATTGATTCTGAAAGGGCTCTGatagaaatatttgttttcatttcaatttCATGATGTCTCAAACCCActacttatgtatatatgtatatttgtgtacattttaatttatacatacacacacacacacacacatatatatatatattcacatgtattttgtagttttggaaaagagaaacacaataAAGACATAATTAGATATGACATGTAAGAGTAATGTAGAAAATGTTCTTTAGTTtccattttatttgatgtttattGATTAAACTGATGAATGCAACAGTCTTTTCCTGTCACAGCAAGATATGGGTGCCTATGATGAACAAGTACATTATGGTGAGATGGGCTAGAAAAAGAAGTCAAGCCAAGCAGCTTATGCACTATGAACCTGAGACATAAGGGTGGTGagaaacagcctgatgtgagAGACCTGTACTACTACCTAAGGCCATGGTAATGGCCTGCATTCTTGTTGCTGAGGCCATATCTGGGTTTTTGGATCTGCATCAGCAGGgtctgtgtgtttttctgtgcCCCTTGTTATCACCAAATGCCTTGAGAATGTCCATGGTCTCAACTGCCAACTGAGGCCATGTTGATTTCTGAGGGTCAAGCTGAATTgctctgcccctcaccagctacTGTATAGTGGTTCCAGTGGTGATAATGTGGGCTTAGGAGAGCTGGCTCCTTCCCTGTTCACTACTGAACTCTGGAGAGCAGGCCCCATTCCTCACCTTggcagcatagtagagctggTGCCCTGGGGTCATGGAAGCAGGAGAGCTCATAGGtttaccaactcagctaccacccaggcccagatctgaTGTTTTGAGCTGACCCACTCCAACATCTACTCCACCTATGAGCTGATCTAAAGCTGCAAGAATCTCCATGACTCAGGCAACAGCAAGAGGAGTCTTGgtaaggatccagtattgatggtataTCAAAAGCCAGGGACTTCAAACAAGATGAATCACTCATTACAGTAGcttttgcaagtaaagctgtttggacaAAAGGATATACTGTGTGACATACTTTGGTACACTGCAACTTACACAGCAAaaaatttgtttggttttattttttatttaattttaatttcgaGGGGAGATTACAAGAATGGAGGGTGAATATGGGAGGACTGggaaatgagtgggattgggatacatgatgtgaaattcacaaagaatcaattttttttaaaaaaaataatgaatacataTGTTTACATCCACACAAACACTCAAAAGTATGTTTTGTATTTGTATCTCATACACCTGCATGTTTCAGTGGTtgggtgtttttttctttttactatttcattgtaaaaaaaaaatgatactaacaatttcaaaacaaattataATGGTGTCTGTCATGGTGAATGTATGAAGAATTCTTTTTTAACTCAccttttgtttgagaatttcatgcatgtacataatgtattttgatcaagcCACTCCTCATTTCCTTTCATAGAGTTCTTGCTGATGTCCCCCATACCAATTTCCTCCAAACTTCATggactcttttaaaaaatattttgtttccttaGTGGTACCAATATGTAGTAGAGCATGGCTAGCCTGTCAGGAGCTGTACTACTGAAAAACCGAAAAGCAAACTCCACCTAGCTATTTCTCTTCATTTGTGATCATTTGTCAATAGCTCCTCTGTACTTTGTGAGCCCCACTTCCTCACCTATGTCAGGTACTTTATCTGGCTTAATTGTGTGCAGGTCAAGACTTCCAAAAACACAATGTAGAAAatcatctttctatttttattgaaaatgtattaGTACCAATGCCTGCAATTATAAGTCTAACACACcaactaagaaaatataaaatggcaTAATTATTGGGGAAATTTCATTAGTTTTGCATATATCCTGTTATCATTCTAAATCTTTATTAAAAACTTCGGACAACAAAGGAATTTGTGGGAATGTTTATGTAACCTAAGTCTAATGGATTGGATATGAATTACTAGTATATTTATACATGGCATGTAATTCAGAGATGGTAGGTATAGTTTTGTTATAATCTATATTGGTGAGGGTTGTATATTTAAGACATTCACTACATTTTTTGCAAAGATAGATCACTCACTAGCTTTAGTAGTAGCTTTATGGCATTGGGTATACTCATGAATATGTTTTAAATTGCAATGTCTTTTCAAAGAATTGTTCCATTAATTGATATAATGTAAATCTTTTATCTTGTCTAGTTTTAGTTTGAAGCctgttttttttcagttattaaaaaaagcaaaaacaaacaaacaaaaacaaaaaacaaaaaaagcaattcCAAGCAGGAGAAAGTTTATGTCAAAAAGTTGGTTACTCCAATTACCACCCCAAAATGTAgattaatatatatgatattagtATAGCCTTTAATTGTCTCTCAAGGCTTATGTATGGGCCCCTATTGCTGCAGACACTGTACACTTAGAACACAGGACTCAGATGATTCAAGCTGGTTCTTATCTTTCCTGTGCTGTAGcttccacaaaaataaaatactatatatttcataaaatattatgtaAGGTGTTTAGGAAGGGATGCAATTAAACTGCCCTATCCACTCCTACCCAGTTGCAACCCTTATAGACCATAACATTGCTATCATAGAAATCATGCATAAAGGACCAATAATTGGCACTAAACAGTGCCAATAAGTGGCAATAAACAGTGGTCTAAATCGATTTAGGGCCCACTCAACAGGAAAGGAACCATGCTTGGTACTGGAAATTTAGCCAGCTTCCTGGCATTAGCTAAGTCATGTAACTTAGAAAAGAAACTATTATCTCCACTTTGCCAGACCAGAATAATTCCTTGTACATTTTGAACTatctttatatgtatgaatgtttatgTACCCTGTG from Arvicanthis niloticus isolate mArvNil1 chromosome 1, mArvNil1.pat.X, whole genome shotgun sequence carries:
- the LOC117722360 gene encoding olfactory receptor 52N2-like; the protein is MSEANSSSLTPEFFILNGVPGLEDAHVWISLPFCFMYIIAVMGNCGLIYLIGHEEALHRPMYYFLALLSFTDVTWCTTTVPNMLCIFWFNFKKIGFNSCLVQMFFVHMLTGMESGVLMLMALDRYVAICYPLRYTTILTNPVIAKAGLATFLRSVMLIFPFTLLTKRLPYCRGTLIPHTYCDHMSVAKVSCGNAKVNAIYGLMVALLIGVFDICCISVSYTMILRAVVSLSSADARHKAFSTCTSHICAIVITYVPAFFTFFAHRFGGHTIPHHIHIIVANLYLLLPPTMNPIVYGVKTKQIRESVIKFLLGDKMGIT